In Notamacropus eugenii isolate mMacEug1 chromosome 1, mMacEug1.pri_v2, whole genome shotgun sequence, one genomic interval encodes:
- the MMP21 gene encoding matrix metalloproteinase-21 — protein sequence MLAAVYLPGTWLLCFLAAPWPTQPEKLFHIRDHSDIEESVLHQAEPVTDLHSAQLFLSKYGWTEGSSGGMAASMPRPRGKLLGGLGGDPGLMKAIAKFQSFSQLPVTGQLDEATLAAMNQPRCGMPDRQPVQKVTSLPLALGPGLAQRQRVPLSNQPRGGSASPSAKVRKKRFLQRLSRQEQEPGPPRAPGRRAFSRKLLRWRLVGEGYSSQLSDEEQRFIFRLAFRMWSEVTPLTFKEDRFSPAALIDIKLGFGRGRHLGCSRAFDGSGQEFAHAWNFGDIHFDDDEHFTTPPSDNGISLLKVAVHEIGHVLGLPHLDRMGSIMQPNYIPQETGFELDWADRKAIQKLYGSCEGPFDVAFDWIRKQKTRHGELIVSFSTYFFRSSWYWLYENRHNRTRYGDPIFTPIGWHGIPSRDIDAYVHIWTWRRDERYFFKGSHYWRYDGDNDRAYTKDEQGRSYPQLISEGFPGIPSPLDTAFYDRRTQLIYFFQGSLVFAFDVDLHQVANSYPKRMVDTFPPVAPPNHPFRDIDSAYFSYAHGATFFFKGNAYWRVVNDKDRQQNSSLAFNTLLPKESISQKWFDICDVHPSTLKMEEQGADRNTS from the exons ATGCTGGCTGCTGTCTATCTTCCGGGGACTTGGCTGCTCTGCTTTCTGGCCGCCCCCTGGCCCACCCAGCCAGAAAAACTCTTCCACATTCGGGACCACTCAGACATAGAGGAATCTGTCCTGCACCAAGCAGAGCCTGTCACTGACCTCCATTCTGCTCAG ttgttCTTATCCAAATATGGCTGGACAGAAGGGTCCAGTGGGGGGATG GCAGCTTCCATGCCAAGGCCGAGAGGGAAACTCCTGGGGGGCCTTGGCGGAGACCCAGGCCTCATGAAGGCCATCGCCAAGTTCCAGTCCTTCAGTCAGTTACCAGTGACTGGACAGCTAGACGAAGCCACTCTGGCAGCGATGAACCAGCCCCGGTGTGGCATGCCTGACCGCCAGCCAGTGCAGAAAGTGACCTCGCTGCCGCTGGCTTTGGGCCCTGGCTTGGCTCAGAGACAGAGGGTGCCTCTGAGCAACCAGCCCAGAGGAGGAAGCGCAAGCCCAAGTGCCAAAGTGCGTAAGAAACGATTCCTGCAGAGGCTCTCACGGCAAGAGCAGGAGCCGGGACCCCCACGTGCCCCTGGACGGAGAGCTTTCTCTAGGAAGCTGCTGAGGTGGAGGCTGGTCGGGGAGGGCTACAGCAGCCAGCTGTCGGACGAGGAGCAGAGGTTCATCTTCAGGTTGGCTTTCCGGATGTGGAGCGAGGTTACCCCCCTCACATTCAAAGAGGACCGCTTTTCTCCAGCAGCCCTCATCGACATCAAGCTGGGCTTTGGAAGGG GACGACACCTGGGCTGCAGCCGGGCATTTGATGGGAGCGGCCAAGAATTTGCCCACGCCTGGAACTTTGGAGACATTCACTTTGATGATGACGAACACTTCACGACGCCACCCAGTGACAACGGGATCAGTCTTCTCAAA GTAGCAGTTCACGAAATTGGCCACGTCCTAGGCTTGCCTCACCTGGACAGGATGGGATCAATAATGCAGCCGAATTATATTCCCCAGGAGACTGGGTTTGAACTGGACTGGGCAGACAGGAAAGCAATACAAAAACTGTACG GGTCATGTGAGGGACCGTTTGACGTGGCCTTCGACTGGATCCGCAAACAGAAAACCAGGCACGGAGAGCTGATCGTGAGTTTTAGCACGTATTTCTTCCGCAGCAGCTGGTACTGGCTGTATGAAAACCGCCACAACAGGACCCGCTATGGGGATCCGATTTTCACCCCCATTGGATGGCATGGAATTCCCTCTCGTGACATCGACGCTTATGTCCATATATGGACGTGGAGAAGAGACGAACGTTACTTTTTCAAGG GGAGTCACTACTGGCGGTATGATGGGGACAATGACCGGGCCTACACAAAAGATGAACAAGGGAGGAGCTATCCCCAGCTCATCTCAGAGGGCTTTCCTGGCATCCCAAGCCCCTTGGACACGGCCTTCTATGACCGAAGGACCCAGCTCATTTATTTCTTTCAGGGGTCTTTG GTGTTTGCGTTTGATGTGGACCTACACCAAGTGGCTAATTCTTATCCAAAGAGGATGGTCGACACTTTCCCGCCAGTAGCTCCCCCAAACCATCCTTTCAGGGACATAGACTCTGCCTATTTCTCTTACGCGCATGGtgccactttttttttcaaaggaaatgCATACTGGAGAGTGGTGAATGACAAAGACCGCCAGCAGAACTCTTCCCTGGCTTTCAATACGCTGCTACCCAAGGAATCCATCTCACAGAAGTGGTTTGACATTTGTGACGTTCATCCTTCCACACTGAAGATGGAGGAGCAAGGTGCAGACAGAAATACCAGCTAG